Part of the Halobaculum halobium genome, CCGGGTTCGACGAGAACCGACTCGGGACGATCGAGGCGGGGTACCGCGCGGACTTCGTCCTGCTCGACGACTCGCCCTGGGAAGAGGCCGACCGGATTGACGAGATCGGCGTCGCGCTGACTGCAGTCGACGGCGACGTGGTGTACGACGACCGGTAGCTGTCGGCGCGCCGGCCGGGCTCAGTCCCGTCGTTCCACGTCGAGGAGATCGAGCGTTTCGTCGACCGTTACCGAGAGCACGTCGCCACCGCAGGGCAGGTCGAGCCGGGCGCGCAGCGGCTCCTCGCTCACGACGGTCGTGTGCACGTCGCTGACGGTCCAGGGATGCGTCCAGAACGGCTCGGTCGTGAGGTCGACGCCGCGCTCGGAGAAGAACGTGAGCACCGGAGCGGAATCGAGGAGGTTCACGCCGACCGCGGAGGTGAGTCGGTTGTCGCAGCGACCGCACACGTGTCGCACCGCGATCTCCTGGCCGGGAACCGCGGTGTCGGCCGCGACGCTCGTCTCCATGCGGCCCATGCACTCCGGGCAGACGCCGTCGGCCGCGAGGCAGTAGTGGTGGCGGACGTGGTGGTGGAACGCGTCGAGGAACTCCTCGGGAGTGCGGTCGGCGAGCCCCCGGCGGGAACGAGTAGTTGACCGGCGTCCGTCCGCACTCACTGCAGGCGATCGTCAGCAACTCGTTCGCGTACGTCGCCACCAGGTCGCCGCCGCACTCGTAGCAGGCGCCGGGCGCGTCGAACGGCCCCACCTCGCTTCGCCCGGTGAACGTGCCCGCGAACACCGAGCGCACGACCTTCCAGCCCGGGGTGCGGAATTCGTATCCCTCGACGCAGTCGTCGGAACCCGTGCTGTCGTCCGATCCGGCTTGGCCGTCGTCGGGGTCGCCGCACTCGACTTTCCGGACGAAGTGATCGAGGAGTTGCTTGAGGTGGTAGTTGAAGTGCGCGCTGTCGTCCAGGCCGGTGCGGTCGTACAGTTCTGAGAACGCGACCGGTCGGTCGTCGTCGCGCTCGATCGTCGCCTCGTGCAGCGACTGGAGGATGTCGATGCGAGTCTCGTTGCCGAGGAGGGCGAACGCCTCGGCCGGATCGAGGTCCGCCTCGCCCGCCCGATCGATAGCCTCCTCCGCGGATCTGCTCATACGGATATCTGCGTCAGCGCTCGGTAAAATCGTTGGGTCGAACCCGCGGATCCGCGACCTACTCGACGGAGAAGCGCACCGCGTCGTCGTCGCCGGCGACGCGCGCGCCCTCTTGCTCGGCGAAGGCGTCGCGGAGGCGTTCCCAGGTGTCATCCAGCGCCTCGACGATCACCTTCGTATCGGAGACGACCGGCATGAAGTTCGTGTCGCCCTCCCACCGCGGGACGACGTGGGTGTGGAGGTGGTCGTCGATGGAGCCGCCGGCGGCGCTTCCGCCGAGGTTCATCCCGGTGTTGAGTCCGTCGGGGCCGAGGGCGTCGTCGAGCGCGCGCATCGTCCGCTGTTTCAGCCGGGCGTGATCCAGCAGGTCGTCGTCGTCGAGCGCGGTGAACCCCCCCTCGTGAACGCGGGGGATAACCATCACGTGCCCCGGGTTGTACGGGTAGTTGTTGAGCAGGGCGAACGCGCGCTCGCTGCGGGCGACGATGCGCGAGGCGCGGTCGTCGTCTCGTTCGGGGAGCACGCAGAACGGACAGCCGTCGATCGCGGCCCCGTCGTCGCGTTCGACCCACTCGATCCGCCACGGCGCGAACACCTGATCCATACCCGGCGGTCGCCGGCCCGCGTCTTGAACGGTGCGCTCGGACTGCCACCCTCGCGACGCAAAGAGTTATCACATACGTAGTAGCTTTATCGGGGTTAGTGCCGTAGGCGACCGTACATGGCGACCCAACCCTCCGATCCAGACCACGTCACCGAACGCTGTTCCGACTGTGGCTGGGAGACGACGCACGACGTGCAAGTCGAGATCCGCACGGAGAGCCAGAAGGAGGAAAACGCCGAGTTCTCCCGCGAGCCGTACCGGATCACCACCTGCAGCGAGTGCGGGTCCGAGACCGCGACCCGGATGAACAACGCCTGAGACCGGCTGCTTGACTCGACCGACCGACTCGTCGGGTCGAATCGGAGCGACCCCGGAACCACGCGATCCTTCTCTCGCCGCCCGCGCCGATCAGCGCCGCATGCCGACTCAGCCGAACAGCCCTGCCGTCGTCACCTCGATCCCGTCCTCGGTGACGACGAGCGTGTGCTCCGCCTGGCTGACCAACTCGTCGTTCTGCTCTTTCAGCACCGGATACCCTTTGACAGCGCCCTGCTGGGAAAGCCGCCGCAGCGCCATCTCGGTGCGCGAGGAGTCGAGCCAGCGGGCGGCGAAGGGGAGCCCGTCGAACTCCCGGACCTGTTCGAGCGCCTGTCGGGCCGCGCGGTTGCGCACCGACACGTCCTGGGTCAACTCGAAGATCTCCTCCTGGCTGCCCTCGCCGACCTTCCCGCGGCCGGTGGTGGCGAACGGCTCGATGGCGACGACCTGCCCCGGCTCCAACTCGACCGATCGGTCGACGCCGCGATTGGGCACGCTTGGGCCGGTGTGGGCGTCGAAGCGCTCGACGCCGTGGCCCGAGAGGTTGTACACCGGCGTGTAGTCGTACGCTTCGATCACGTCCTCGATCTCCGCGCCGATCTCGCCGACCGGAACCCCCGGTCCCGCGGCGTCGACGGCCGCCTCCAGCGCCTGTTCGGCGGCCTCGACCAGTTCCGTCTCCCCCGCGAGGTCGACCGTCACCGCGGAGTCGGCGATGTACCCGTCGACGTGGACGCCGATGTCGAGACAGACGACGTCCTCGCCGAACTCCGTCTCGCCGTCGCGCTCGGGCGTCGCGTGGCTCGCCTCCTCGTCGATCGAGATGTTCACAGGGAACGCGAGCCCGGCGCCCTCCTCGCGGATGCGCTCCTCAGCGTACTCGGCGACCTCCAGATGCGTCGCGCCCGGCTCGACCAGTTCGCGGGTCTCGCCCATCACCGTCGTCAGGATCTCGCCCGCCTCGCGGTACTTCGCCAGCACGTCCTCGTCGAGGGCACTCATGCGCTAGCGTTCGACTGAGCGGGGGAAAGGGATTGCGCTACCGCGGAGTGGAACACCGCCGCCGCTCCGGGGATCGCCGACGCTTCCGCGGCCTTTTTGCTGAGCGGGCGGCGAGCGGGCGTATGGCAAACCAGCCCCACCTGCTCGTCGACGAGGGCGACGTCCACGAGATCGCACTCATCCCGGGCAACCCCGACCGCGTCGACCGCATCGCCGACCACTGCGACGAGTCGGAACTCGTCGCCGAGAACCGCGAATACCGCGTCGTCAACGCCACCTACGACGGCGTCGATCTCACGATCTGCTCGACGGGTATCGGCTGCCCCTCCGCCGCCATCGCCATCGAGGAGCTCTGCAACGTCGGCGTCGAGACGGTGATCCGCGTCGGCACCTGCGGCGGGCTTCAGACCGACGTGGAGATCGGCGACATGGTCGTCGCCACCGGCGCCGCGAAAGAAGAGGGGACGAGCAAACGCTACGAGAACGAAGTCTACCCGGCGGTGCCCGACTACGACACGCTCACGGCCCTGGTCGACGCGGCGGAGGCCAACGACGAGGACGTGCACGTGGGGCCGATCGTCTCCGACGACGCGTTCTACAACGAGTCCGACGAGTACGTCGCCGACTGGGAGGACGCCGGGTTGCTCGCCATCGAGATGGAGGCGTCGGCCGTCTTCTCGCTGGCGCGTCGCCGCGGCATGAACGCCGGCGCCATCTGCACCGCCGACGGCAACCTCGTCGCCGGCACTCAGAAGGGCGCCGACTCCGAGGACGAACTGCCGGAGAAGGCGAAAGACAACGTCGGCCGCGCGATCGACATCGCGCTCGACGCCGTCGCATCGCTGTAGGGGCGCTGACGGATCGCCACCCGGCCGCGATAGCGCTGCTGTAGCGACGCTGAAGGTCGTTTGGGCACGGGGTTGATCTTCGGACACGATCCCGTCGAAGAAGCTTTGCCGGATGACCATCCTTTATCTGAATACTATGGGCCGTGACGGGATAGCTGCCGACCAGCACGACGAAGGCGAACAGACCGAGTGGAGTGTGACGCTGGCGGACGATGCGCTCTACCGCGCGTTCGCCTCGAGGGCGCGACGACGGCTTCAGCGGCGGTCCAAGACACTGGCCCCGACGGAATCTCCGTTGACGAACTCGCGACCGTGTTGTGCGGGTGGGACGCCGCTGACGCCGGGGCGATGCGAACCCCGAGCGACCGGAACCAACTGCTCATCGCGCTCAGGCACGTTCACCTGCCGTCCCTCGACGATGCCGGGCTGGTGGAGTACGACCGATCCGCCGGAAGGGTCGCGCCGCGGCCGCTCGATCCGCGCGTCGAGGAACTGCTCGAGCGGAGCGTCGCGGCCGAGTCTCTCTCCCGGGAGTGACGATGCTCGATTCGTTGCTCGCGAACGCCCGGACCACCGCACACGCGTTCACCGTCTACCGCGGCGCGGAACCCACCGGGATCGAGTCGCTGTTCGACGCTCACGGCGTGGCGTTCGAGGTGCGAACGCTGCCGCCCCTCGGGCCCGATCCGTTCGTGCTCATCGAGAGCGGCGGGGAGTTCCTCGGAGTGATCAGCGTCGACGAGTTGGACGACCTCCTCGACCCACCGATCGTCCGTCCGGGCGATCGCGACGGGGTCTCGCCCGGGTACCGCGCGGTCTTCGAACTGTTCGACGACACGCTGTTCACGTCGATGCGCCGGCGCTCGCTGCTCGCGGTGAGCCGCGAGATCGAGGACCGGGCCCATCGGGTCGGGACCGGCACGCTCCGCGCGAGCTTTCAGCGGTTCTCTGCGTTCCGGCCGCAGGTCGGCGTGTACAGCTATCTCGCGGCCGACACCGACCTGTCCGTTCACGTCCACGGCGTCGACGACTGGGACGTGCCGCCGATACCGGGAGTTCGGTACCACGCGGTCGACGACGAACTCGAACGGTTCTGGGTCCTCGCGTTCGACGGCGGCGACGAGGGACAGGCCTGCGGGCTCGTCGCTCGGGAGGACTCCGACGGCTACACCGGCTTCTGGACGGACGACGCTGCGATAGTCGCCGAGATCGCGGCCGCGGTGACCGCGGCGTGAGCGGCGGTCGTTCCCGACGGGAGGGAACCGATTGCAGTTCGTCCGGGTCCGCGCCGCCCCTCGATCACTCCTCGTCGAGGAGGCGCCGGGCGAGTGCCTCCGAGTCTCCGCCCCCAGAACGGATTGGACGAGCAGGTGACCGCCGATCGTCGCCGGCGAGATCACCATGTCAGCGCCCGCGCGCTTCAGCTTGTTCACGTTCTCGCGGTCGGTCGCCGCCGCCGCGATCGTCACGTCCGGGTTGAGCTGTCTGGCGGTGAGAATGGAGAGCGCGTCCTCGGCGTCTTTGTTCGTCGCGGCGACGACCGCGCGGGCGTCGCCGACGTTCGCGCGCTCGAGCGCCTCCTCGTCGGACGGGTCCGCGGTGAGCACGTGCACGCCGTCGCGCTCGGCGAGCACGCGTGCGACCGACTCCTCCGGTGTGACGACCAGAAACGGCACGTTCGCTTCGATCAGTTCGTCGATGAGCGGTTCGGTGAGTTCGCCGTAGCCGAGCACGAGCACGTGGTCGGCGAGTAGGTCGATGTCTGTGTCTGTCATGCGTCCAAGGGCGGTTGTGAGGCGGGCTTCGATCGCGGGCGTGAACAGGACCCCGAGCGCCACCGCGAAGGCGGCGACGTTGAGCACGAGCGCCGACATCGCGAACCACTTCGCGAGCGGCGATGTCGGGGTAACGTCGCCGTACCCGACGGTCGAGGCGGTGACGACCGAGAAATACACCGCGTCGGTGATCGTCGCGAGGTTGGTGAACTCCTCGTTGAGCGCGTACGCGCCGGCCGTCGAGTAGCCGAGCGAGCCGACGAGGCCGGCGAGCGCCGCCCACTGTGTCGGGGTGAAGTCGATCTCCTCGGAGAACGGGCGGCGGTCCACCGCGAGCGACAGCAGCGCAACGAGCGATACCAGCGCCAGCAGCAGGCCGATCCGCGTGGATCCCACAAGTCCCTGCAGCGCCGTCAACGGCAGGAGGATGACCGCGGCAAACCACCCCGCTCGGAGTCGGCGCCTGAGCAGATACGCAGCGATCAGGAGCAGGAACCCGGTGATCGCGCCGGTAAACCCCGCGAGCAGCGTCGCCTCCTCGGGCAACAGCGCGACGAACGGCAGTCGGTTCCCGGGCGGCGCGACGATCCGGTTGATCCCCGTGACCACCGACAGCAGCGCGGCGGCGCCGACGAGCCCCACAGCAAGCCGACCGCCGAGTCGCTTCCGCAGCCCTGTCATTACCGGAATCACCCGGCCAGCACTGATAAACAGTGCGGGACAGCATCTCGACGGTCACCCCACACAACACGGTCTCCCGGTACGAATTTGTGCTCCCGCCGTCACCGGGAGGCATGGTCGATTCATCGCTCCCGGTCCAAGTGTTACTCGGTGTCTACCTCGGCCTGCTGACCGGGATCGTCCCCGCGCTCGTCGCGTGGACGCTCGGCTTCACGTTCAAATACTTCACCAGCGTCTCGATACCCGGGTTCGGTGTGGTCGTGCTCTCGCTCGCCATCGCCGGCGTCAACGGCGGACTCCTCGCGCTGAACGACCAGACGATCCGCAACTCGGCGAACGGAACGGCGCTGCTGATCGCGATCGTCGTCGTCCTCATGATCTCGCTGTACGCCCACGCGAAAGGCGACGCGATGGGGGCGGCGCTCCCGAAGCGAGTGACGCTCAAGAGCCTCACCGAGCGGACGCTCTCCACGGACGTGATCGACCTCAGCGCCGGACGAGGCAAGGTTCGGGTCACCGTCGGCGGCGACGTGGCCGACATCGAGGGCTACCCCGCGCTCCCGACCGACCTCCGCTCGTCGATCGCCGCCTTCACCGAAGTGTTCGATGCGGATCTGTCGCTGGGGGAATTAGAGGCGGCGGTGGCCGACCGCCTCCGGTCGGAGTTCGACCTTGCGGAGGTGACGGTGCGACTCGACGAGCGCGGGACGGCCACCGTCGCCGCCGCGCCGCCCACCGCCGGCATCTCCACCCGCGTGCCCGAGGGGAAGCGCGCCGTCTCGGTGTCCGCGCTCGTCCCGACCGGACTCGCCCGCGGCGACGAGGTGACCGTCGTCGTGGCCGACGGCGATCCCGTCGACGGCTCGGTCGTGGCCGCCAAAACCGACGGCGCGAAGGCGAGCGACGCGACCCCGGCCGGCGACGGCGGGACCGACCCCAAGCCCCTCCGGCGTCGCCGACGACTACCGGGGGCGACGGACGGCTCACGCTCGCGGTCGACCGTGCGTCCGCGGCCCGGCTCCTCGCCGCCGACGTGCGCCGCGTCGTCGTCCGGTCACGCGGCGTTAGACGCGAGTTCGAACTGCTCTCGCTGCTGCGACGCGCCGGCAAGCGCTTCCGCCGCGTGACCGTCCGCGCGGAGGGGGCTCGACGGCGTGAGCCTCGGCAACGCCGCCGTCCGCGACGAGTACGGCGTGGCCGTGCTCGCGGTTCGCGACGGCGCCCGCTGGCGGCTCGCGCCCGACGGCGACGTGACGCCCGAGGCCGGGGCGGATCTCATCGCCGTCGGGACCCGCGACGACCTCGATCGCTTCGGTCGGGAGGCGGCGACGTGAGTCCGACGGCACCGGGCTCGATCGGCGGTGCATCGCTCGCCGCGGCGCCGCTGCAAACGGTGGCCGACGCGCTCGATCTGGTGAACGCTCCCCGACTCGCCGGCTTCGCGGTCGCGTCGTTCCTCGTTGCGACCGTCGCAGCGGCGGCGTACCGCTGGTTCGTTAGTGAACCGGTGCCGCGCGGGCTGACGACCCTGTTGGGGACTGCGGTGGTCGCGGTGTACCTCAACACGGTGGGGCTGTTCTCGACGGTCATCCCGGTGGGGGGGATCGCGACCGCCGACCCGTTCGCGCCGATGGCCGTGCTGCGAAACG contains:
- a CDS encoding HIT family protein produces the protein MDQVFAPWRIEWVERDDGAAIDGCPFCVLPERDDDRASRIVARSERAFALLNNYPYNPGHVMVIPRVHEGGFTALDDDDLLDHARLKQRTMRALDDALGPDGLNTGMNLGGSAAGGSIDDHLHTHVVPRWEGDTNFMPVVSDTKVIVEALDDTWERLRDAFAEQEGARVAGDDDAVRFSVE
- the map gene encoding type II methionyl aminopeptidase: MSALDEDVLAKYREAGEILTTVMGETRELVEPGATHLEVAEYAEERIREEGAGLAFPVNISIDEEASHATPERDGETEFGEDVVCLDIGVHVDGYIADSAVTVDLAGETELVEAAEQALEAAVDAAGPGVPVGEIGAEIEDVIEAYDYTPVYNLSGHGVERFDAHTGPSVPNRGVDRSVELEPGQVVAIEPFATTGRGKVGEGSQEEIFELTQDVSVRNRAARQALEQVREFDGLPFAARWLDSSRTEMALRRLSQQGAVKGYPVLKEQNDELVSQAEHTLVVTEDGIEVTTAGLFG
- a CDS encoding nucleoside phosphorylase, which produces MANQPHLLVDEGDVHEIALIPGNPDRVDRIADHCDESELVAENREYRVVNATYDGVDLTICSTGIGCPSAAIAIEELCNVGVETVIRVGTCGGLQTDVEIGDMVVATGAAKEEGTSKRYENEVYPAVPDYDTLTALVDAAEANDEDVHVGPIVSDDAFYNESDEYVADWEDAGLLAIEMEASAVFSLARRRGMNAGAICTADGNLVAGTQKGADSEDELPEKAKDNVGRAIDIALDAVASL
- a CDS encoding DUF7344 domain-containing protein yields the protein MLCGWDAADAGAMRTPSDRNQLLIALRHVHLPSLDDAGLVEYDRSAGRVAPRPLDPRVEELLERSVAAESLSRE
- a CDS encoding DICT sensory domain-containing protein — protein: MRRRSLLAVSREIEDRAHRVGTGTLRASFQRFSAFRPQVGVYSYLAADTDLSVHVHGVDDWDVPPIPGVRYHAVDDELERFWVLAFDGGDEGQACGLVAREDSDGYTGFWTDDAAIVAEIAAAVTAA